From Chroogloeocystis siderophila 5.2 s.c.1, the proteins below share one genomic window:
- the rsmH gene encoding 16S rRNA (cytosine(1402)-N(4))-methyltransferase RsmH, which yields MTTSPSEIDTQPAFVHVPVLSQELLAELVVRPSGHYLDATVGGGGHSRLILASAPGVRVTAIDQDLEAIAAAQATLAPYKEQVEFWHGNFAEYQPQMQFDGIIADLGVSSHHFDAPERGFSFRHEAPLDMRMNQQRSLTAAEIINHWEEAQLADIFFKYGEERLSRRIARRIVEQRPFQTTTQLAEAIASWVPRQYRYGRIHPATRVFQALRIVVNDELTILETFLHRAPHWLLPQGRIAIISFHSLEDRIVKHTLRAAPQLQVLTKKPITPQEDELATNPRARSAKLRIAQRNTASH from the coding sequence ATGACCACATCCCCAAGCGAAATTGATACCCAACCTGCGTTTGTTCATGTACCTGTTTTAAGTCAGGAGTTACTCGCAGAGTTAGTCGTGCGTCCTAGCGGACATTATCTTGATGCCACGGTGGGTGGTGGTGGTCATAGTCGCTTGATTTTAGCATCCGCTCCAGGTGTGCGCGTGACAGCAATTGACCAAGACTTAGAGGCGATTGCTGCTGCGCAAGCAACACTTGCACCTTATAAAGAGCAGGTTGAATTTTGGCATGGGAATTTTGCTGAATATCAACCGCAAATGCAATTTGATGGCATTATTGCCGATTTGGGTGTGAGTTCGCATCACTTTGATGCACCCGAACGCGGTTTTAGTTTTCGCCATGAAGCACCTTTAGATATGCGGATGAATCAGCAGCGATCGCTCACTGCGGCTGAAATCATTAATCATTGGGAGGAGGCGCAACTTGCAGATATCTTCTTTAAATATGGCGAAGAACGACTATCACGCAGAATTGCGCGCCGAATTGTTGAACAGCGTCCGTTTCAGACAACAACACAATTAGCTGAAGCGATCGCATCATGGGTACCTCGTCAATATCGTTACGGTAGAATTCATCCAGCTACGCGTGTTTTTCAAGCTTTGCGGATTGTTGTCAATGATGAGTTAACCATATTAGAAACTTTCTTACACCGCGCCCCGCATTGGTTATTACCACAAGGTAGAATTGCGATTATTAGCTTTCATAGTTTAGAAGACCGAATCGTTAAACATACTTTACGCGCTGCGCCTCAATTACAAGTCCTGACAAAGAAACCGATTACACCTCAAGAAGACGAGTTAGCGACTAATCCCCGTGCGCGTTCGGCAAAGTTGCGAATTGCACAAAGAAATACTGCTTCTCATTAA
- a CDS encoding hybrid sensor histidine kinase/response regulator has translation MLPESEQHISAFNKEPAEQDIEALPENAKQTNVDIENGLNSLFEIESEGDISQWLTLDTPEELAKLDLSPSFQTLESNFVNVDGEVELKLSVTSDDEFNFNTLFDDKNEENLIESDDVNLEFYSLFSTLEDTVKTNNLDTPQNDFISEEVHQVSSLNEQKTTTIQNQEKFDVVDFWFDEHSDLQNNLYGSNELNNVIKNSIEPNLEIKTIEDIELLTISELEVSTNVVSNFSDGTNQQATNFSGVQLEKETVIQSFSEVDFTDLELLLTEENVVDNEVNVEDTLDRGSEPIEQTVDVNDEFDELAALLATDTIEVETTEDFAELDALLETKAIAAENEFAELESLLEDEPQNQKCEEPTSESITKTSPSVARTAFEQTMRVSVKQLDGIGNLVGELVVNRNSLEQDQQRLRQFTENLLHRVQQLNELGIRMQELYERSLLEASLLSSRSHSRSESVDADKTPERHATGMDFDALEMDRFTGFHTLSQEMIEMIVRVRESASDIEFVTDETEQVARQFRQVTTQLQEGITRSRMIPFSQIADRLPRAVKDITLKYGKQADLKIEGRDTLIDKVILEQLYDPMTHLVNNSITHGIETPEERIAQGKSPTGTITIRAFHQGNQTVISVSDDGAGIDPDRVLTKAIQKGLITVAEARTMSRVDVYDLLFHPGFSTKDNVDEFAGRGVGMDVVRTSLIEIRGIINTDSTLGQGTTFTIRLPLTLSICKALCCLSDKARIAFPMDGVEDMLDIPASALLKSEEGQPCVVWRDLVLPLRPLKELLHYNRVLGRGNVYGTNREEDLVSVIILRSAGTFTALQVDQVLGEQEIVIKQFEAPISKPIGIAGATILGDGHVMPIADVLELIDLSLGRIQHRNNEALWTTNATPSKPIVTEPVKTEPTVLIVDDSITVRELLSLTFNKAGYRVEQARDGQEAWDKLRDGLPCDLIFCDIEMPRMDGLELLSRLQQEPNFSDIPIAMLTSRGAERHRQMAIQLGASGYFTKPYLEEVLLDGAARMLQGEMLVVS, from the coding sequence ATGCTGCCAGAGTCAGAACAGCACATTTCAGCGTTTAACAAAGAACCTGCTGAACAGGATATTGAAGCTTTACCAGAGAACGCCAAACAAACGAATGTAGATATTGAGAATGGGCTTAATAGTTTGTTTGAAATAGAGTCTGAAGGCGATATTAGCCAATGGTTAACATTAGACACACCAGAGGAGTTAGCAAAACTCGACTTATCTCCCAGTTTTCAAACATTAGAATCTAATTTTGTTAACGTAGATGGTGAAGTAGAACTTAAACTATCTGTTACATCTGATGATGAGTTTAATTTTAATACTTTGTTTGATGATAAGAATGAGGAAAATCTAATTGAATCAGATGATGTAAATCTTGAGTTTTATAGCTTATTTTCGACTCTAGAAGATACAGTAAAAACAAACAATTTAGATACTCCTCAAAATGACTTTATTTCAGAAGAAGTTCATCAAGTATCTTCTTTAAATGAGCAGAAGACCACAACTATACAAAACCAAGAAAAATTTGATGTAGTAGACTTTTGGTTTGACGAACATAGTGATTTACAAAATAACCTGTATGGTAGTAACGAATTGAATAATGTTATTAAAAATTCGATTGAACCAAATTTAGAGATTAAAACGATAGAAGATATTGAATTACTAACAATCTCTGAACTAGAAGTTAGTACAAATGTAGTAAGTAATTTCTCTGATGGCACAAACCAACAGGCTACTAATTTTAGTGGCGTACAACTTGAAAAAGAAACAGTTATTCAGTCATTTTCAGAAGTAGATTTTACAGATTTAGAATTACTCTTAACAGAAGAAAACGTAGTAGATAATGAAGTTAATGTAGAAGATACGTTAGATAGAGGATCAGAGCCGATTGAACAAACTGTCGATGTTAACGATGAGTTTGACGAATTAGCAGCATTACTGGCGACTGATACAATCGAAGTAGAAACTACAGAAGATTTTGCCGAACTGGATGCGCTGTTAGAAACAAAAGCGATCGCAGCAGAAAACGAGTTTGCTGAACTTGAAAGCCTCCTCGAAGACGAACCACAAAATCAAAAGTGCGAAGAACCTACATCCGAATCCATAACGAAAACATCTCCTTCTGTAGCCCGCACAGCCTTTGAGCAGACGATGCGGGTTTCAGTTAAGCAATTAGATGGAATCGGTAACTTAGTCGGAGAACTTGTTGTTAACCGCAATAGTTTAGAACAAGACCAACAGCGATTGCGTCAGTTTACCGAAAATCTCTTACATCGCGTGCAACAACTCAACGAACTAGGAATCAGAATGCAGGAGTTGTACGAACGATCACTGCTGGAAGCTTCTTTACTAAGCAGTCGTTCGCACTCGCGTTCAGAATCGGTTGATGCGGACAAAACTCCCGAACGTCACGCCACTGGGATGGATTTTGACGCTTTGGAAATGGATCGGTTCACCGGCTTTCATACATTATCTCAAGAGATGATCGAAATGATTGTCCGCGTGCGCGAATCAGCGTCGGATATTGAGTTTGTTACGGATGAAACCGAACAAGTCGCGCGTCAATTTCGCCAGGTGACAACTCAACTGCAAGAAGGAATTACGCGATCGCGAATGATTCCATTTTCGCAAATTGCTGATCGCTTGCCGCGTGCAGTAAAAGATATTACGCTCAAATACGGCAAACAAGCTGATCTCAAAATCGAGGGTCGCGACACCTTAATCGATAAGGTGATACTTGAGCAACTCTACGACCCAATGACGCATTTGGTCAACAATTCAATTACACACGGTATTGAAACTCCTGAAGAACGTATTGCGCAAGGTAAATCACCAACAGGAACAATTACAATCCGCGCTTTCCATCAAGGAAACCAAACAGTGATTTCAGTCTCTGATGATGGTGCGGGTATCGATCCTGACCGCGTGTTGACCAAAGCAATTCAAAAAGGGTTAATTACAGTAGCCGAAGCACGCACAATGTCCCGTGTAGATGTTTACGACTTGCTGTTTCACCCTGGTTTTAGTACCAAAGACAATGTTGATGAATTTGCTGGTCGAGGTGTAGGTATGGATGTTGTGCGTACCAGCCTTATAGAAATTCGGGGCATCATCAACACTGATTCTACCCTAGGTCAAGGAACAACATTTACAATTCGCCTACCACTGACTTTAAGTATTTGTAAAGCACTGTGCTGCTTAAGCGATAAAGCGCGGATCGCGTTTCCGATGGATGGAGTTGAAGATATGCTAGATATACCAGCGTCTGCTTTACTCAAATCGGAAGAGGGTCAACCTTGTGTTGTGTGGCGGGATTTAGTATTGCCATTGCGACCATTGAAAGAGCTATTACATTACAATCGCGTTTTAGGTCGCGGTAATGTTTATGGCACTAACCGTGAAGAGGATTTAGTTTCGGTCATTATCTTGCGATCGGCGGGAACTTTTACCGCACTGCAAGTAGATCAAGTTTTAGGCGAACAAGAAATTGTAATTAAGCAATTTGAAGCGCCGATCTCAAAACCAATTGGTATTGCAGGCGCAACGATTCTTGGCGATGGTCACGTTATGCCAATTGCTGACGTGTTGGAATTAATTGATTTATCGCTGGGACGCATTCAACACAGAAACAACGAAGCGCTATGGACTACAAATGCAACTCCTAGCAAGCCAATAGTGACAGAACCCGTCAAGACTGAGCCGACGGTATTGATTGTTGATGACTCAATTACAGTCCGCGAGTTGCTCTCACTCACATTTAACAAAGCTGGCTATCGTGTCGAACAAGCGCGCGATGGTCAAGAAGCTTGGGACAAACTACGCGATGGTTTACCCTGCGATCTCATCTTCTGCGATATCGAAATGCCCAGAATGGACGGATTGGAACTGCTATCACGCTTGCAACAAGAGCCTAACTTCAGTGATATTCCAATTGCAATGCTGACCTCGCGAGGTGCAGAAAGACATCGCCAAATGGCAATTCAACTCGGTGCGAGTGGTTATTTTACCAAGCCATATTTAGAAGAAGTTCTGCTGGATGGTGCTGCGCGAATGCTTCAAGGCGAGATGTTGGTGGTTAGCTAG
- a CDS encoding Hpt domain-containing protein codes for MVQEQEQRILGYFIDEANDHLNTIEQGLVNLQDTLTDAEMINAVFRAAHSVKGGAAMLGFDSIQQTSHRLEDYFKVLKENATVQVDQKLETLLLKVFDTLQELINNLETYLSLPEQVVDDLMAKTEPIFTELNDHLELLVQKAKSSDRRSTDLPTHESIRNDLLPVFQNQVMQKLREMLQLFKQPETPQSRQQLQECCQQLSQLGTQLKLPSWSKVCETASEAIANQDNNYRILAPVIIKDLKQSQELVLAGRSSEVSTTQQLQALSAKNIHN; via the coding sequence ATGGTACAAGAGCAAGAACAGCGAATTTTAGGCTACTTTATTGATGAAGCTAACGACCACCTAAATACAATCGAGCAAGGGTTGGTAAATCTTCAAGATACACTTACAGATGCGGAAATGATCAACGCCGTTTTTCGGGCGGCGCATTCAGTAAAAGGTGGTGCTGCAATGCTAGGTTTTGATAGCATCCAGCAAACATCGCATCGTTTAGAAGACTATTTCAAAGTTCTCAAAGAAAACGCAACAGTTCAAGTTGACCAAAAATTAGAAACATTACTTCTGAAAGTATTTGATACTTTACAAGAATTAATTAATAATCTAGAAACATACCTATCACTTCCAGAGCAAGTTGTTGATGATTTAATGGCAAAAACCGAGCCTATATTTACTGAGCTAAATGATCATTTAGAATTACTTGTACAAAAAGCTAAAAGTAGCGATCGCCGTTCAACTGATTTACCAACCCATGAATCAATTAGAAATGATCTGCTACCCGTTTTTCAAAATCAAGTTATGCAAAAGCTGCGCGAGATGTTACAGCTATTCAAGCAACCCGAAACTCCGCAAAGCCGCCAACAACTACAGGAATGTTGTCAGCAGCTATCACAACTAGGTACTCAGCTTAAACTACCTAGCTGGTCTAAAGTGTGCGAAACTGCATCAGAAGCGATCGCGAATCAAGATAATAACTATCGTATCCTTGCCCCTGTTATTATTAAAGACCTCAAGCAATCCCAAGAATTAGTTTTAGCAGGTCGCAGTTCCGAAGTTTCCACAACCCAACAACTACAAGCACTTTCTGCTAAGAATATACACAATTAG